From Gammaproteobacteria bacterium, a single genomic window includes:
- a CDS encoding ABC transporter permease — protein sequence MQLWEGVRLALGYIRSEKLKSFFSLLGVIVGIMFLIVVVSIIEGVDRYIRDDLSSMVFGVNTVSVQRSRPNVVDGDPVSLRRAARRPWIELGDAEAIRARLETPALVGTETNIGGEVEGPGGRKLENAWLIAASPEIFTIRDYGVELGRPFSQEEAGRGASVAVLGKGAAELLFEDADPLGATVRIRNAPYRVVGVIEEQGSMLGFSRDNMIVAPARSPLRRVLRRRDFVSQVVVQTETPESLREAQSELEGIMRARHGLRPSEPNDFDLETAEESLSFWDTISRVLFVAFPGLVAISLVVGGIVIMNIMLVSVMERTREIGVRKAIGARRKDILFQVLVETATLSGVGAVIGIGIGIGLTFIVRAVSPLPAAVAPHWIALGVVLGVSVGVIAGVYPAARASKLDPVDALRYE from the coding sequence ATGCAGCTCTGGGAAGGCGTACGGCTGGCGCTGGGCTACATCCGCAGCGAGAAGCTGAAGAGTTTCTTCAGCCTCCTCGGCGTCATCGTCGGCATCATGTTCCTGATCGTCGTGGTCAGCATTATCGAGGGCGTCGACCGCTACATCCGGGACGATCTGTCCTCCATGGTCTTCGGCGTAAACACGGTGTCCGTGCAGCGCAGCCGGCCGAACGTCGTGGACGGCGATCCGGTTTCCCTGCGCCGCGCCGCGCGCCGGCCCTGGATCGAACTGGGTGACGCCGAGGCCATTCGTGCACGGCTGGAGACGCCGGCCCTGGTGGGGACGGAGACCAACATCGGCGGCGAGGTCGAAGGACCGGGCGGCCGCAAGCTGGAAAACGCATGGCTCATCGCGGCCTCCCCGGAGATCTTCACCATTCGTGACTACGGAGTGGAGCTGGGCCGCCCGTTTTCGCAGGAAGAGGCGGGCCGGGGGGCGTCCGTCGCGGTTCTGGGCAAGGGTGCGGCCGAGCTGCTGTTCGAGGACGCGGATCCCCTGGGAGCAACGGTACGCATTCGCAACGCTCCCTATCGTGTCGTCGGCGTGATCGAGGAACAGGGATCCATGCTCGGCTTCTCGCGAGACAACATGATCGTCGCACCCGCCCGTTCGCCGTTGCGGCGGGTCCTGCGCCGGCGGGACTTCGTGAGCCAGGTGGTCGTCCAGACCGAGACTCCGGAATCGCTCCGGGAGGCTCAGTCCGAGCTCGAAGGGATCATGCGCGCGCGGCACGGCCTGCGGCCGAGCGAGCCCAACGACTTCGACCTGGAAACGGCCGAGGAAAGCCTGAGCTTCTGGGACACCATCTCGCGCGTGCTCTTCGTCGCGTTCCCCGGCCTCGTGGCGATCTCGCTGGTCGTGGGCGGCATAGTGATCATGAACATCATGCTGGTGTCGGTCATGGAGCGCACCCGCGAGATCGGGGTGCGCAAGGCCATCGGGGCGCGGCGCAAGGACATCCTGTTCCAGGTGCTGGTTGAAACCGCCACGCTCTCGGGGGTGGGAGCGGTGATCGGAATCGGGATCGGGATCGGGCTCACCTTCATCGTGCGCGCGGTTTCACCCCTGCCGGCGGCGGTCGCGCCCCACTGGATCGCGCTGGGTGTCGTGTTGGGGGTGTCGGTAGGCGTGATCGCCGGGGTCTACCCGGCGGCGCGGGCGTCCAAGCTCGATCCGGTCGATGCCCTGAGGTACGAGTGA
- a CDS encoding efflux RND transporter periplasmic adaptor subunit: protein MTLRAKIAIGVLVVTVLVVAGVLTTLQTRNTGTQVRTEEVGRRDLEAIVTASGNIRARRTVDISSDVSGRIVELNVDEGDDVQEGQVLLRIDQTQFQAAVAQWRAGLSQREAQAAQQNASLIQATREYDRMQGLWTRDSTLVSRQQVDDAGTQAEVAQALFTAAEHGVDQARATLAEAEDRLSKTTIRAPISGRVTRLNIELGETAIVGTMNNPGSLLLTVSDLSVIEAVMQVDETDVPEISIGDSAAMELDAFPDTEFAGTVTEIGNSAIRPPSSTAGTGQTPTIDFEVVITLDDPPVELRPDLSTTADIVTETREQALAIPIIALTIRDRSEDEADEDDSNGDEEFGDGSTESENTRAEDEEEEEEEEEGVFVVRDGEAHFVPVAVGIAGQEYFEVLSGLSEGDTVVSGPYQRIRELTDGEEVRTDSASVEPDEPAS from the coding sequence ATGACGCTTAGAGCAAAGATCGCCATCGGCGTTCTCGTGGTAACCGTCCTCGTGGTCGCCGGAGTGCTGACCACGCTGCAGACACGCAACACCGGTACTCAGGTGCGCACGGAGGAAGTAGGCCGGCGCGACCTGGAAGCGATCGTCACCGCGAGTGGCAACATCCGGGCGCGGCGAACCGTGGACATCAGCTCCGATGTCTCGGGCCGCATCGTCGAACTCAACGTCGACGAAGGCGACGATGTGCAAGAAGGACAAGTACTTCTGCGCATCGACCAGACGCAGTTCCAGGCCGCCGTGGCCCAGTGGCGGGCCGGGCTGTCCCAGCGGGAGGCGCAGGCGGCCCAGCAGAACGCCAGCCTCATCCAGGCGACGCGCGAGTACGACCGCATGCAGGGGCTCTGGACGCGCGACTCGACGCTCGTCAGCCGGCAGCAGGTCGACGACGCCGGGACGCAGGCCGAGGTCGCGCAGGCTCTCTTCACCGCCGCGGAGCACGGCGTGGACCAGGCCCGCGCAACGCTCGCCGAGGCCGAGGATCGGCTTTCCAAGACCACCATCCGGGCTCCCATCTCGGGCAGGGTCACCCGGCTCAACATCGAGCTCGGCGAGACCGCCATCGTGGGCACGATGAACAACCCGGGCAGCCTGCTGCTCACCGTCAGCGACCTGTCGGTGATCGAGGCGGTGATGCAGGTCGACGAGACCGACGTGCCAGAGATCAGCATAGGCGACAGCGCCGCGATGGAACTGGACGCGTTTCCGGACACGGAGTTCGCCGGGACCGTGACCGAAATCGGGAACTCCGCCATCCGGCCTCCCTCGAGCACGGCGGGCACGGGCCAGACCCCCACCATCGACTTCGAGGTGGTGATAACGCTGGACGACCCGCCGGTCGAGTTGCGGCCGGACCTTTCGACCACGGCCGACATCGTCACCGAGACTCGTGAGCAGGCGCTCGCGATTCCGATCATCGCCCTCACGATTCGCGACCGCTCGGAGGACGAGGCGGACGAGGACGATTCCAATGGCGACGAGGAGTTCGGCGACGGTTCGACGGAATCGGAGAACACGCGCGCGGAAGACGAGGAGGAGGAGGAGGAGGAAGAGGAAGGCGTCTTCGTGGTGCGCGACGGCGAGGCGCATTTCGTTCCGGTCGCCGTGGGGATCGCGGGACAGGAGTACTTCGAGGTGCTCTCCGGACTCTCGGAGGGCGACACGGTGGTGAGCGGCCCGTACCAGCGCATTCGCGAACTCACCGATGGCGAGGAAGTGCGGACCGACAGTGCCTCGGTTGAGCCGGACGAGCCGGCCTCGTGA
- a CDS encoding TolC family protein, giving the protein MIPIARCALALLLCCATSSWLQAQEVPSRLTLDEAIRIARLQNPGFQSVRNDSRVADWSVRSAYGDLLPFANLSSSLSWQGRGEQQFGSLTTSQLGFGNEPSYYFSSYNAGLSYSIGAESLFRPGRAKAARNATVALIDQAEANLVRDVTIVYLDVLRQQEGYLLAQQELERARFNLRLAEGQLEVGTATPRDVRQAEVSVGRAEVTLLQAEFAVSNARIALLVVLGAEVPQEFTVVSAFEVREPVWSEAELVAMALEGNPGLIAERANEAVAASDVKMARSSYYPSLSLSAGLSGFTREASSVESMISQSRARVSGQQEQCRVLNQLYGILGNPRTEDCDSIVFTPDQEEAIIAQNNAFPFDFTRQPARASLTVSVPVFQGFSRQLQVENARAAREDARHRLRGAELDLRAQIASSLAAVRTAYETELIEQRNQAVAAEQLRLATEQYRVGSASFLDLVEAETVMAQADRERVASIYSYHDLLANLEALVGARLRP; this is encoded by the coding sequence ATGATCCCGATTGCCAGGTGCGCGCTGGCGCTCCTGCTGTGTTGCGCGACGTCGTCCTGGCTGCAGGCCCAGGAGGTGCCTTCCCGCCTCACGCTCGACGAAGCAATCCGCATCGCCCGGCTGCAAAACCCCGGCTTCCAGTCGGTTCGCAACGACTCGCGCGTTGCGGACTGGTCGGTTCGTTCCGCCTACGGCGACCTGCTGCCCTTCGCCAATCTGAGCTCCAGCCTCTCCTGGCAGGGAAGAGGTGAACAGCAGTTCGGAAGCCTGACGACCAGCCAGCTGGGGTTCGGCAACGAGCCCTCCTACTACTTCTCCAGCTACAACGCGGGCCTCAGCTACTCCATCGGCGCCGAGTCGCTGTTTCGCCCGGGGCGAGCAAAGGCAGCCCGAAACGCCACGGTCGCGCTCATCGACCAGGCCGAAGCCAACCTCGTTCGCGACGTCACGATCGTCTACCTGGACGTTCTGCGCCAGCAGGAGGGGTATCTGCTTGCCCAGCAGGAGCTGGAGCGCGCGCGTTTCAACCTGCGCCTGGCCGAAGGGCAGCTGGAAGTGGGCACGGCGACCCCGCGCGACGTGCGCCAGGCGGAAGTGTCGGTCGGCCGCGCCGAGGTCACCCTTCTCCAGGCCGAATTCGCGGTAAGCAATGCGCGCATCGCCCTCCTGGTCGTGCTCGGAGCGGAGGTGCCGCAGGAATTCACCGTCGTGAGCGCGTTCGAGGTACGCGAGCCGGTCTGGTCGGAAGCGGAACTGGTGGCGATGGCGCTCGAGGGCAATCCCGGGCTCATCGCCGAGCGGGCGAATGAGGCCGTTGCCGCAAGCGACGTGAAGATGGCGCGGTCCTCGTACTACCCTTCCCTGTCCCTCAGCGCGGGGCTGAGCGGGTTCACGCGCGAAGCGTCCAGCGTGGAATCAATGATCAGCCAGTCCAGGGCCCGGGTCAGTGGCCAGCAAGAGCAGTGTCGCGTGCTTAACCAGCTGTACGGCATCTTGGGCAATCCTCGGACGGAGGACTGCGACAGCATCGTCTTCACGCCCGATCAGGAAGAGGCCATCATCGCGCAGAACAACGCGTTCCCGTTCGACTTCACCCGCCAGCCGGCCCGGGCCTCCCTCACGGTGAGCGTGCCCGTGTTCCAGGGCTTCAGCCGGCAGCTGCAGGTGGAGAACGCGCGGGCCGCCCGTGAAGACGCGCGCCATCGGCTGCGAGGCGCGGAACTGGATCTGCGGGCGCAGATCGCCTCCAGTCTGGCAGCCGTGCGCACGGCGTACGAGACGGAACTCATCGAGCAGCGCAACCAGGCGGTGGCGGCGGAGCAGCTGCGCCTGGCCACCGAACAGTACCGCGTCGGTTCCGCGAGCTTTCTGGACCTTGTCGAGGCGGAGACCGTCATGGCGCAGGCCGACCGCGAACGCGTCGCCTCCATATATTCATATCACGACCTGCTCGCCAACCTGGAAGCACTTGTGGGCGCGAGGCTGCGGCCCTGA
- a CDS encoding ABC transporter permease yields the protein MKANLNTLGEGIRIALSAIGASKVRAGLTILGVAIGVAVVVTMAAMITGIRSSIFESFEAAGPENFFVMPFDFSEIRLTGDGSGRPPWWNRPDLTHEEIRRIERLPAVDEATVDFDFSVTMSFEGNRVTNIQSSGNSAGWPSYTAGDFSAGRNFVPSEVQQARAVVVLSRPLAEELFGQRDPVGRSIRVSARTRGVNPLFRVIGVFDLEGNVFAEVVDHFAIFPWTSAEKRLKARNPFQNFLSLVVVPSPDFDRDEAKDQVTTVLRSMRGLGPGDDNNFALIESQQMIDTFDQLTAVFFLVMIALSSVALMVGGIGVIGIMMISVTERTREIGIRKAVGATRNEILWQFLVEAAVLTFMGGAIGLGLGAALATGIEARTPLPAAIPLWSVIAALVSAIVTGMLFGLFPALRGARMTPVRALGFE from the coding sequence ATGAAGGCGAACCTGAACACGCTCGGCGAGGGTATCCGGATCGCCCTGAGCGCGATCGGGGCGAGCAAGGTGCGCGCAGGGCTCACCATCCTCGGCGTAGCCATCGGGGTCGCGGTAGTGGTCACCATGGCGGCGATGATCACGGGAATCCGCAGCAGCATCTTCGAGTCCTTCGAGGCCGCGGGCCCGGAGAACTTCTTCGTCATGCCGTTCGACTTCAGCGAAATCCGTCTGACGGGGGACGGGAGCGGGCGGCCGCCCTGGTGGAACCGGCCCGATCTCACGCACGAAGAGATCCGCCGTATCGAACGTTTGCCCGCGGTGGACGAGGCGACGGTGGACTTCGACTTCAGCGTCACCATGTCGTTCGAGGGAAACCGCGTTACCAACATTCAGTCGAGCGGCAACTCGGCCGGCTGGCCCAGCTACACGGCGGGAGACTTCTCCGCGGGCCGCAACTTCGTTCCCAGCGAGGTACAGCAGGCGCGGGCGGTCGTTGTCCTTTCGCGCCCCCTGGCCGAAGAGTTGTTCGGCCAGCGCGATCCCGTTGGCAGGAGTATCCGGGTTTCCGCAAGGACGCGGGGCGTTAACCCGCTCTTTCGGGTCATCGGCGTCTTCGACCTGGAGGGCAACGTTTTCGCGGAGGTCGTCGACCACTTCGCCATCTTCCCATGGACGAGCGCCGAGAAGCGACTCAAGGCCAGGAACCCGTTTCAGAACTTCCTGTCGCTCGTGGTGGTGCCCAGCCCCGATTTCGATCGTGACGAAGCCAAGGACCAGGTCACCACCGTTCTGCGGTCCATGCGAGGGCTCGGCCCCGGTGACGACAACAACTTCGCGCTGATCGAGTCCCAGCAGATGATCGACACGTTCGATCAGCTCACCGCCGTGTTTTTCCTGGTGATGATCGCGCTCTCGTCCGTCGCCCTCATGGTGGGCGGTATCGGTGTGATCGGGATCATGATGATTTCGGTGACTGAGCGGACGCGGGAGATCGGCATCCGAAAGGCCGTCGGCGCAACCCGGAACGAGATCCTCTGGCAGTTCCTGGTGGAAGCCGCGGTGCTGACCTTCATGGGAGGCGCGATCGGGCTGGGGCTGGGAGCGGCGCTGGCGACCGGAATCGAGGCGCGGACGCCGCTCCCCGCGGCCATCCCCCTCTGGTCGGTCATCGCGGCACTGGTTTCCGCCATTGTGACAGGGATGCTGTTCGGCCTCTTCCCGGCTCTGCGCGGCGCGCGCATGACACCGGTCAGGGCGTTGGGCTTCGAGTAG
- a CDS encoding cysteine desulfurase family protein: MNRPALYFDHAATTPLRPEALDAMRPHLGGVFGNPSSAHRWGRQARAALDEARAECARAVGAEPAEIAFVRGGTEADNMAVLGRAAVALAAGERPRTVATTIEHPAVREACDEVAARGGESVHVEVDRAGELDEDALAGALSRGACVLSVMWVNNEVGTVLPVERVARRARAAGVVVHSDAVQAVGKVPVDFGRAGLDLASMTAHKIGGPRGVGLLYRRRGVELAPLLFGGGQERRLRPGTEDVAGAVGLAKALTLAAEEQAAEAERLAAERDRLQAAIVDALPAARVFGAEGERAPHLLNVGFPGLDAATLVMAFDLAGVAVSGGSACASGSTTTSPVLRALYGDDAEGLASVRFSLGRTTTSAEVSEAARRTVEIVTRAGALAGAGAV; the protein is encoded by the coding sequence ATGAACCGTCCCGCCCTCTATTTCGACCACGCCGCCACAACGCCCCTGCGGCCGGAGGCGCTGGATGCCATGCGTCCCCACCTTGGCGGCGTCTTCGGCAACCCGTCGAGCGCCCACCGGTGGGGGCGGCAGGCGCGCGCGGCCCTGGACGAGGCGCGGGCGGAGTGCGCGCGCGCGGTCGGGGCCGAGCCCGCGGAGATCGCCTTCGTGCGGGGCGGCACCGAGGCCGACAACATGGCCGTGCTCGGACGGGCCGCGGTCGCGCTGGCGGCGGGAGAGCGCCCGCGCACGGTAGCGACCACGATCGAACACCCCGCGGTGCGGGAGGCGTGCGACGAGGTGGCCGCGCGCGGCGGGGAGAGCGTGCACGTCGAGGTCGACCGGGCGGGCGAACTCGACGAGGACGCGCTCGCGGGCGCCTTGTCGCGGGGGGCGTGCGTGCTCTCGGTGATGTGGGTCAACAACGAGGTCGGCACGGTGCTGCCGGTCGAGCGCGTGGCGCGCCGCGCGCGCGCTGCGGGAGTGGTGGTGCACTCCGACGCGGTGCAGGCGGTGGGCAAGGTGCCGGTGGACTTCGGCCGGGCCGGACTCGACCTGGCCTCCATGACCGCCCACAAGATCGGCGGACCCCGGGGGGTGGGGCTGCTCTACCGCCGGCGCGGCGTGGAGCTCGCGCCCCTCCTCTTCGGCGGCGGGCAGGAGCGCCGCCTGCGGCCGGGGACAGAGGACGTTGCGGGGGCGGTGGGCCTGGCGAAGGCGCTCACCCTGGCCGCGGAGGAACAGGCCGCCGAGGCGGAGCGGCTCGCGGCGGAGCGCGACCGCCTGCAGGCCGCCATCGTCGACGCGCTCCCCGCAGCGCGCGTGTTCGGCGCGGAGGGCGAGCGAGCCCCGCATCTGCTGAACGTGGGGTTCCCCGGGCTGGACGCGGCCACCCTGGTGATGGCCTTCGACCTGGCAGGGGTGGCGGTCTCCGGGGGATCGGCGTGCGCGTCCGGCAGCACCACCACAAGCCCGGTGCTGCGCGCCCTCTACGGCGACGACGCGGAGGGACTGGCTTCCGTGCGCTTCAGCCTGGGCCGCACCACCACTTCCGCAGAGGTGAGCGAGGCCGCGCGCCGGACGGTCGAGATCGTGACCCGCGCCGGCGCGCTCGCCGGCGCAGGAGCAGTCTGA
- a CDS encoding ATP-binding protein yields MSALLWLSVAALAVWTRWSAPGWLLASALAAVLGLLRMVSRRSGRNPWTLAAALVLLAGIASGMLGSARFALVAGDWDRFRSGREARLEAALDQRFETLIDRGTVAASQVAGREFDGGSPGYWAFLEDVRREADLHAIAVFDARTDLVAWAGNHQGVVPLDARSGWDRYVFGQGPVYSYLYFTERIGASGATAVAAALLQSDMPPDVPDEEAAFATRFRSDVGRAIRITHSEQATGPAIRDFNWQERTLFSISSEEVTQGEAFESVRRAWSRVVAGLAVTAWLLLLIGLRARPYHAVLAAATLALLATVLPFGDLLGVSGLFSPARFLLPGTTGGTLGRVLALGLAGAFIAGLLPGGVRGRGAPLIGAALAGIGFAAVTHWFSLAPTTSQLGGTTGYWLIYQCALTSVLVVVAALALRLATRPAPASGRPSLVAAGLLLALVLGLLVHSVSLGSPPTPAWAGVLWALPVALIGLGRQPATTWRGSMATGAAAVLLAASAALPFTWGGRVAAQREVAEERLSTLGNQVNPYLQFLLEGLSERTDSLFESGARGTGLLYGTWRVSGLAQEGVAAWIDRWTPGGLPSAALRIGVSGPRPLIVDDYLDEAALGTTVLRLQSEDVHYLGLAMLPDRSVITVAVPPRRGFSTALLPDVPFGRDRADEGTVTLLPLNEDDPSPTREAPRWERTSQGWQGEQTILFPEGWYNAHYEVELPGTAVLVAGTVLVLLLDLLIVAGLWGVGWCSSRGIPRAPMRLGPGAGRSFRVQVTFALFLFFLIPAFAFAAIASRTLDRAVVRTAEALADRAVADAAEDFLALQGQVGLLPTSTGTVLLLFQDGELIRSSRPAFLELGVQYSWLPAQVHRSLEDGEAVLVHANVRRWGGEYVLAYRRLQTGQVLASAAPLDAGATAFEQNDLILLLAFAVVTGIALSLGLALLVGRRLANPIRTLRLASERVGEGNLGVRLPETRTDEFGTVFLAFNRMVQRLHRARGALVRTTQRTQAIVDEAATGVIALDQAGAVTLVNPQAQALLGASVGPGEPLPATPGLARDLSRWVERFYRDGGEGADHEFELPGTELAAAAPGSRDSSRRVRVRARRITRDGRPRGAVLSLEDVTDELRSERIVAWGQMARQVAHEVKNPLTPIKLSIEHVRRAWHDRRRDFSEILERNVESILREIDRLAEIARSFSRYGSPRKASELPLEGMHLDRAVEEILALYQSNEQGIVIDTAFPAALPRVRARESEFKEVLINLLENAREAVKPSGHVHIGASAEDGGVCLQVSDDGRGIEPELLGRIFEPRFSTSSTGTGLGLAIVQRLVRSWGGRVWAESTPRVGTTMSIRFVAWEPGPRALVSAAGTGRTMSNPQD; encoded by the coding sequence GTGTCCGCGCTGTTGTGGCTGAGCGTGGCGGCGCTGGCGGTGTGGACGCGCTGGTCCGCGCCCGGATGGCTGCTGGCGAGTGCGCTGGCGGCTGTTCTAGGCCTGCTCCGGATGGTGTCCCGCCGGTCCGGTCGCAATCCCTGGACGCTCGCCGCCGCCCTTGTCCTTCTGGCCGGGATCGCGAGCGGGATGCTTGGCTCCGCGCGCTTCGCGCTGGTGGCCGGCGACTGGGATCGCTTCCGGAGCGGACGCGAGGCCCGCCTGGAAGCGGCCCTGGACCAGCGCTTCGAGACCTTGATCGACCGCGGGACCGTGGCGGCCTCTCAGGTCGCCGGCCGGGAGTTCGATGGGGGCTCGCCCGGCTACTGGGCGTTTCTGGAAGACGTGCGGCGCGAAGCCGACCTGCATGCAATCGCGGTATTCGACGCGCGCACGGACCTGGTCGCCTGGGCGGGCAATCACCAGGGGGTTGTGCCCCTCGATGCCCGCTCGGGCTGGGACCGGTACGTATTCGGGCAAGGCCCGGTCTACAGCTATCTGTACTTCACGGAACGCATCGGCGCGAGCGGCGCGACCGCGGTGGCCGCCGCGCTGCTCCAGAGCGACATGCCCCCCGACGTACCCGACGAAGAGGCCGCCTTCGCCACCCGATTCCGGTCCGATGTCGGACGGGCGATCCGGATCACGCACTCCGAACAGGCGACGGGTCCCGCAATACGCGACTTCAACTGGCAGGAGCGGACGCTCTTTTCCATTTCCTCCGAGGAGGTGACGCAGGGGGAGGCGTTCGAGTCGGTTCGGAGGGCATGGAGCCGGGTGGTCGCCGGGCTCGCTGTGACGGCCTGGCTGCTGCTGCTCATCGGCCTCAGGGCCAGGCCATATCACGCCGTCCTGGCCGCGGCGACCCTGGCCCTGCTGGCGACCGTCCTGCCTTTCGGCGATCTGCTGGGCGTCTCCGGCCTGTTTTCGCCGGCTCGCTTCCTTCTCCCCGGGACCACCGGGGGAACGCTGGGCCGCGTGTTGGCGCTCGGGCTGGCGGGGGCGTTCATCGCGGGACTTCTGCCCGGGGGCGTCCGCGGACGCGGCGCTCCGTTGATCGGCGCGGCTCTTGCCGGCATCGGGTTCGCCGCGGTGACTCACTGGTTCTCGCTCGCGCCGACGACATCGCAACTGGGTGGTACGACGGGCTACTGGCTGATCTATCAGTGCGCCCTGACCTCCGTGCTGGTGGTCGTGGCCGCGCTGGCGCTTCGACTCGCCACCCGGCCCGCGCCTGCGTCGGGGAGACCGTCCCTGGTCGCGGCCGGCCTGCTTCTGGCGCTGGTGCTCGGCCTGCTGGTGCACAGCGTGTCCCTCGGTTCGCCTCCCACCCCCGCGTGGGCTGGTGTCCTGTGGGCGCTCCCGGTGGCCCTGATCGGCCTGGGCCGACAACCCGCCACCACGTGGCGCGGGTCGATGGCGACGGGGGCGGCCGCGGTTCTGCTCGCCGCGAGCGCGGCGCTGCCGTTCACCTGGGGCGGGCGCGTCGCGGCGCAGCGGGAGGTCGCCGAGGAACGTCTTTCGACCCTCGGGAACCAGGTCAATCCCTATCTGCAGTTTCTCCTCGAGGGCTTGTCCGAGAGGACGGATTCCCTGTTCGAGAGCGGAGCCCGCGGCACCGGACTCCTCTACGGCACCTGGCGCGTGAGCGGTCTTGCCCAGGAGGGAGTCGCCGCCTGGATCGACCGCTGGACTCCCGGCGGACTGCCCAGCGCCGCCTTGCGGATCGGCGTCTCCGGTCCCCGTCCCTTGATCGTGGACGACTATCTGGACGAAGCCGCGCTCGGAACCACGGTCCTGCGACTTCAGTCGGAGGATGTACACTACCTCGGTCTCGCGATGCTGCCGGACCGATCGGTGATCACCGTCGCGGTGCCCCCGCGGCGAGGCTTCAGCACGGCCCTCCTCCCGGATGTGCCGTTCGGGCGGGACCGGGCGGACGAGGGGACCGTCACCCTGCTGCCGCTCAACGAGGACGATCCGTCGCCGACGCGGGAGGCCCCGCGGTGGGAGCGGACCTCCCAGGGATGGCAGGGCGAGCAGACCATCCTGTTCCCCGAGGGATGGTACAACGCACACTACGAGGTGGAACTCCCCGGGACGGCGGTGCTCGTGGCGGGAACCGTGCTCGTCCTGCTGCTCGATCTGCTGATCGTGGCCGGTCTGTGGGGCGTTGGCTGGTGCAGCAGCCGAGGGATCCCGCGCGCGCCGATGCGGCTGGGTCCCGGGGCGGGCCGCAGCTTTCGCGTGCAGGTCACGTTCGCCCTGTTCCTGTTCTTTCTCATCCCCGCCTTCGCGTTTGCCGCCATCGCCTCCAGGACCCTGGACCGGGCCGTGGTTCGAACCGCCGAGGCGCTGGCGGACCGAGCGGTGGCGGACGCCGCCGAGGACTTCCTCGCCCTGCAGGGGCAGGTGGGACTGCTGCCCACCAGCACCGGCACGGTCCTCCTTCTCTTTCAGGACGGCGAGCTGATCCGAAGCTCCCGGCCGGCGTTCCTCGAACTGGGCGTCCAGTATTCCTGGCTGCCCGCGCAGGTCCATCGGTCGCTCGAGGACGGGGAAGCGGTGCTCGTGCACGCCAACGTGCGTCGCTGGGGCGGGGAATACGTGCTTGCGTACCGGCGACTTCAGACCGGACAGGTGCTGGCCTCGGCGGCCCCGCTGGATGCCGGCGCGACGGCGTTCGAGCAAAACGATCTGATCCTGCTGCTGGCGTTCGCGGTCGTCACCGGGATCGCGCTGTCGCTTGGGCTGGCGCTGCTGGTGGGTCGTCGGCTGGCGAACCCCATTCGCACCCTGCGGCTGGCGTCGGAGCGAGTGGGGGAGGGGAACCTGGGGGTGCGGTTGCCGGAGACGCGCACCGATGAGTTCGGCACCGTCTTCCTGGCCTTCAACCGAATGGTGCAGCGGCTTCATCGGGCGCGCGGCGCCCTGGTGCGCACCACGCAGCGCACGCAGGCCATCGTGGACGAGGCGGCGACCGGGGTGATCGCCCTGGATCAGGCGGGGGCGGTAACCCTGGTGAACCCGCAGGCCCAGGCGCTGCTGGGAGCCTCGGTGGGGCCGGGAGAGCCGCTGCCGGCGACCCCGGGACTTGCGCGCGACCTGTCGCGCTGGGTGGAGCGCTTTTACCGCGACGGGGGCGAGGGAGCCGATCACGAATTCGAGTTGCCCGGAACCGAACTCGCAGCAGCCGCTCCCGGTTCCCGGGACTCTTCGCGCAGAGTGCGGGTGCGGGCACGCCGCATCACCCGCGACGGTCGCCCGCGGGGGGCCGTGCTGAGCCTGGAGGACGTGACCGACGAGCTGCGCAGCGAGCGTATCGTGGCGTGGGGACAGATGGCTCGTCAGGTGGCCCACGAAGTCAAGAATCCGCTTACGCCGATCAAGCTGAGCATCGAGCACGTCCGTCGAGCCTGGCACGATCGTCGGCGCGATTTCTCGGAGATTCTCGAGCGCAACGTGGAGTCGATCCTTCGGGAAATCGATCGGCTCGCCGAGATTGCCCGCAGCTTCTCGCGCTACGGCTCCCCCAGGAAGGCGAGCGAACTCCCCCTGGAAGGCATGCACCTGGACAGGGCGGTAGAGGAGATCCTCGCGCTCTACCAGAGCAACGAGCAGGGAATCGTCATCGATACCGCCTTCCCGGCCGCACTCCCCCGGGTCCGCGCCCGGGAGTCCGAGTTCAAGGAGGTCCTGATCAACCTGCTCGAGAACGCGCGAGAAGCCGTCAAGCCCAGCGGCCACGTCCACATCGGGGCCTCCGCCGAGGATGGGGGCGTGTGCCTTCAGGTCAGCGACGACGGCCGCGGCATCGAACCGGAGCTTCTGGGTCGCATCTTCGAACCGAGATTCTCCACCAGCTCCACCGGCACGGGTCTCGGCCTCGCGATCGTGCAGCGGCTGGTACGCTCCTGGGGTGGCCGGGTGTGGGCGGAGAGCACGCCCCGGGTCGGCACGACGATGTCCATTCGCTTCGTGGCGTGGGAGCCGGGGCCGCGCGCGCTGGTCTCGGCCGCGGGCACTGGACGGACGATGTCGAACCCGCAAGATTGA